A genomic segment from Mus caroli chromosome 17, CAROLI_EIJ_v1.1, whole genome shotgun sequence encodes:
- the Prr18 gene encoding proline-rich protein 18, with product MLRLLGRVMSFPPMPPPPPPPPPPPRTPGGPAARQLSRRPCAPPAPSPPAAAAGGGEKKRRPPEMLLSSSWPSATLKRPPVRRGPGLGSGTPQPATSARVPPQPSPGRGGTSTTCSAPRRVACSHIPAGSTASGTSAGAGAGAGPDDATRFSLSLTPEAILVIQRRHLEKQLLARPRRPFPTPSADPRRPLVPCPRTRASTLRRGGPTSVPDAPLAVAVSSRPPRASLLPGGLQATLPSPRPSSLRPVLKVSLLNEKHKYDDEEYEEEVEVVDEGLVRKCTEWLRGVESAAAARGRTGHLDSLPHLSTL from the coding sequence ATGCTCCGCTTGCTCGGCAGAGTCATGTCATTCCCGCCTatgccgccgccgccaccaccaccaccaccgcccccCCGAACTCCGGGGGGCCCCGCCGCGCGCCAGCTATCCCGGAGACCCTGTGCGCCGCCCGCGCCTTCACCGCCCGCTGCCGCCGCCGGCGGCGGCGAGAAAAAGAGGAGGCCGCCCGAGATGctgctctccagctcctggcCCTCCGCCACCTTGAAGAGGCCCCCGGTACGGCGCGGCCCCGGCCTGGGTTCGGGCACCCCACAGCCGGCTACCTCCGCACGCGTCCCGCCCCAGCCCTCTCCGGGCCGTGGGGGGACCTCGACCACGTGCTCCGCGCCACGGCGGGTCGCCTGCAGCCACATCCCAGCGGGATCCACCGCCTCGGGGACCTCtgcaggggcgggggcgggggctggGCCCGACGACGCCACGCGCTTCTCTTTGAGCCTCACCCCAGAAGCCATCCTGGTCATCCAGAGGCGCCACCTGGAGAAGCAGTTGCTGGCGCGACCCCGCAGGCCCTTCCCCACACCCTCGGCCGACCCGAGGCGCCCACTGGTACCCTGTCCCCGAACCAGGGCTTCGACCCTGCGGAGGGGCGGCCCCACCAGTGTCCCCGACGCGCCTCTGGCTGTGGCTGTCAGCAGCCGCCCTCCCCGTGCCTCGCTGCTGCCAGGAGGTCTGCAGGCCACTCTGCCCAGCCCGCGCCCCTCCAGCCTGCGCCCAGTGCTTAAGGTGTCGCTGCTCAATGAGAAGCACAAGTACGATGATGAGGAGTacgaggaggaggtggaggtggtggacgAGGGCCTCGTGCGCAAGTGCACCGAGTGGCTGCGTGGGGTGGAGTCGGCGGCAGCTGCGAGGGGCCGCACAGGGCATCTGGACTCGCTGCCACACCTGAGCACCCTGTGA
- the Sft2d1 gene encoding vesicle transport protein SFT2A isoform X2 — protein MKLFAVFYTLGNLAALASTCFLMGPVKQLKKMFETTRLLATIIMLLCLVFTLCAALWWRKKGLALLFCILQFLSMTWYSLSYIPYARDAVLKCCSSLLG, from the exons ATGAAACTCTTTGCAGTATTTTACACCCTTGGAAACCTTGCTGCATTGGCCAG TACATGCTTTTTAATGGGACCTGTGAAGCAACTGAAGAAAATGTTTGAAACAACAAGATTGCTTGCAACAATTATTATGCTT TTGTGCCTGGTGTTTACCCTGTGTGCTGCTCTGTGG TGGCGGAAGAAGGGGCTGGCCTTACTCTTCTGCATATTGCAGTTCTTGTCGATGACCTG GTACAGTCTGTCCTACATCCCGTATGCAAG ggACGCGGTGCTCAAGTGCTGCTCCTCACTCTTGGGTTGA
- the Sft2d1 gene encoding vesicle transport protein SFT2A isoform X1 gives MEKLRRVLSGQDDEEQGLTAQVLDASSLSFNTRLKWFVICFVAGIFFSFLGTGLLWLPNGMKLFAVFYTLGNLAALASTCFLMGPVKQLKKMFETTRLLATIIMLLCLVFTLCAALWWRKKGLALLFCILQFLSMTWYSLSYIPYARDAVLKCCSSLLG, from the exons ATGGAGAAGCTGCGGCGCGTCTTGAGCGGCCAGGACGACGAGGAGCAAGGCCTGACGGCGCAG GTCCTGGATGCCTCATCCCTGAGTTTCAACACCAGGTTGAAGTGGTTTGTCATATGCTTTGTTGctggcattttcttttcattcctt GGAACGGGGCTGCTATGGCTTCCCAATGGCATGAAACTCTTTGCAGTATTTTACACCCTTGGAAACCTTGCTGCATTGGCCAG TACATGCTTTTTAATGGGACCTGTGAAGCAACTGAAGAAAATGTTTGAAACAACAAGATTGCTTGCAACAATTATTATGCTT TTGTGCCTGGTGTTTACCCTGTGTGCTGCTCTGTGG TGGCGGAAGAAGGGGCTGGCCTTACTCTTCTGCATATTGCAGTTCTTGTCGATGACCTG GTACAGTCTGTCCTACATCCCGTATGCAAG ggACGCGGTGCTCAAGTGCTGCTCCTCACTCTTGGGTTGA
- the Mpc1 gene encoding mitochondrial pyruvate carrier 1 isoform X2, which yields MHFWGPVANWGLPIAAINDMKKSPEIISGRMTFALCCYSLTFMRFAYKVQPRNWLLFACHVTNEVAQLIQGGRLINYEMSKRPSA from the exons CACTTCTGGGGCCCAGTTGCCAACTGGGGTCTCCCCATTGCTGCTATCAATGACATGAAGAAATCTCCAGAGATTATCAGTGGACGGATGACTTTCG CCCTCTGTTGCTATTCTCTGACATTCATGAGATTTGCCTACAAGGTACAACCTCGGAACTGGCTTTTGTTTGCATGCCATGTAACAAACGAAGTAGCTCAGCTCATTCAGGGAGGACGACTTATCAACTACGA GATGAGTAAGCGGCCATCTGCGTAG